A portion of the Candidatus Neomarinimicrobiota bacterium genome contains these proteins:
- the gcvH gene encoding glycine cleavage system protein GcvH, with translation MNVPANLKYTSDHEWIRVEGDIATIGVTDYAQGELGDVVFVELPDVGDEFAKGDVAATIEAVKTVADVILPVSGSIEAVNEALDDASELINQDAYGQGWIIKVKISDVSELNDYMSAEDYTASIS, from the coding sequence ATGAATGTGCCTGCAAATTTAAAATATACCAGTGATCATGAATGGATCCGAGTGGAAGGTGATATTGCCACTATCGGGGTCACGGACTATGCTCAAGGTGAATTAGGTGATGTGGTTTTTGTTGAATTACCGGATGTGGGAGATGAATTTGCCAAAGGGGATGTTGCTGCAACCATTGAGGCTGTAAAAACTGTGGCCGATGTCATATTGCCTGTAAGTGGTAGCATAGAAGCAGTGAACGAAGCTTTGGATGATGCTTCAGAATTGATCAATCAGGATGCCTATGGCCAGGGTTGGATCATCAAAGTGAAGATCTCAGATGTCTCTGAACTGAATGATTATATGAGTGCTGAGGACTATACAGCCAGTATTTCCTAG
- the gcvPA gene encoding aminomethyl-transferring glycine dehydrogenase subunit GcvPA, with translation MHQYIPNTEAEQLKMLNEVGIASFEELLNSIPEALRYSGDLPLPAAKSEIEHKRDVQTILMEDGSTASHVSFLGAGSYDHFIPHVVDVLISRSEFYTAYTPYQAEVSQGTLQAMYEYQSMICELTGMDLANSSMYDGASAMAEACLLAVRHSRRKKILISKSVNPIYVDVAVTYAHHQGLEFEFVDLAEGVTDLDDLTSRLDTTVAAVVIQNPNLYGGLEDLAAIKSCINDKKTLLIAVVNPISLNLLAAPGNQGVDIVVGEGQSLGNHLSFGGPYLGFLAVKTPLIRKVPGRIAGKSIDSNGKSAFVMVLRTREQDIRREKATSNICTNQGLNALAACVYMATLGKNGLRKVAELCTRKAHYLADAIRAIDGYSVSTKHFFNEFVVEVPGSADAVVKLATKAGFFAGVSLNQFEVGATRKLLVAVTEKRSKGEMDQFVEFLSGVKV, from the coding sequence ATGCACCAGTACATACCAAATACCGAAGCAGAGCAATTAAAAATGTTGAATGAGGTGGGCATTGCCTCATTTGAAGAACTGCTCAATAGTATACCTGAAGCTTTGCGTTATTCAGGGGATCTTCCACTACCGGCCGCCAAATCAGAGATAGAACATAAACGGGATGTCCAAACCATTCTGATGGAAGATGGTAGTACAGCCTCTCATGTTTCGTTTCTGGGTGCCGGATCTTACGACCACTTTATTCCACATGTTGTGGATGTCCTGATCAGTCGCTCAGAGTTTTATACTGCCTACACACCTTATCAGGCTGAAGTGTCCCAGGGTACCTTACAGGCCATGTATGAGTATCAATCCATGATCTGTGAGTTAACCGGAATGGACCTGGCCAATTCATCTATGTATGATGGGGCCAGCGCCATGGCCGAAGCCTGTTTGTTGGCTGTGCGGCATTCTAGACGGAAAAAAATCCTGATCTCAAAAAGTGTCAACCCGATTTATGTGGATGTGGCTGTTACTTATGCTCACCACCAGGGTCTGGAATTTGAGTTTGTTGATTTAGCTGAAGGGGTCACTGATCTTGATGATCTGACCTCAAGACTTGATACAACAGTTGCCGCGGTTGTGATCCAAAATCCAAATCTCTATGGTGGGCTGGAAGATTTGGCAGCCATAAAGTCCTGTATCAACGATAAGAAGACGCTACTAATAGCTGTAGTAAATCCTATTAGCTTGAACTTGCTGGCAGCACCAGGTAATCAAGGAGTCGATATCGTTGTAGGTGAGGGGCAGTCTTTGGGAAACCATCTAAGTTTTGGAGGTCCCTACCTGGGCTTTTTAGCTGTGAAGACACCCCTGATCAGAAAAGTTCCCGGACGTATTGCTGGTAAAAGTATTGATTCAAATGGGAAGTCAGCATTTGTAATGGTGTTACGAACTCGTGAGCAGGATATCCGACGCGAAAAAGCTACTTCAAATATTTGTACGAATCAGGGATTGAATGCTCTGGCTGCTTGTGTCTATATGGCTACCCTGGGTAAGAATGGCTTAAGGAAAGTAGCTGAACTGTGTACCAGGAAAGCCCACTATTTGGCTGATGCGATTCGCGCAATAGATGGGTATTCAGTCAGCACGAAGCATTTCTTTAATGAATTTGTAGTTGAAGTTCCTGGCTCAGCAGATGCTGTGGTCAAGTTAGCCACAAAAGCAGGCTTTTTTGCAGGTGTTAGCTTAAATCAATTTGAAGTTGGAGCAACGCGTAAACTGCTTGTCGCTGTTACTGAAAAACGAAGTAAGGGTGAAATGGATCAGTTTGTTGAATTTCTATCGGGGGTTAAGGTTTGA
- a CDS encoding geranylgeranylglyceryl/heptaprenylglyceryl phosphate synthase, which produces MSVYQQLRKIQATRGAGYLVLVDPDRWDLDQVEIFIEQINSSGADGIMVGSSLIMGNGTQAKMKRIQQVATLPVILFPGNVNQLTPHVDALFFLSVVSGRNPQFLIGDQVTAAPIVRELGLEAISTAYMLIESGRVTTAEFISGSQPIPRDKAEIAVAHALAAEYLGFKFIYLEAGSGAKYSVSPEMVKAVCRNTNIPVIVGGGIHTPETAARLVAAGASFIVTGNVLEDNSNSRLMEQFATAIHH; this is translated from the coding sequence TTGAGTGTTTACCAACAACTTCGGAAAATACAAGCAACCAGGGGAGCTGGATACTTAGTTCTGGTTGATCCCGACCGCTGGGACTTGGATCAGGTTGAAATATTTATTGAACAGATTAACAGCTCTGGTGCAGATGGGATCATGGTTGGTAGTTCACTCATTATGGGGAATGGTACCCAGGCCAAGATGAAACGTATTCAGCAAGTGGCAACACTTCCCGTAATCTTGTTTCCTGGCAATGTAAATCAATTGACCCCTCATGTTGATGCGCTATTTTTTCTTTCAGTTGTTAGCGGTCGTAATCCCCAATTCTTAATTGGGGATCAAGTAACAGCTGCCCCCATTGTTCGTGAATTGGGTCTGGAGGCAATTTCTACTGCTTATATGTTGATCGAGAGTGGTCGGGTTACCACAGCTGAGTTCATCAGCGGTTCCCAACCAATTCCCAGAGATAAGGCTGAAATAGCTGTCGCGCACGCCCTGGCCGCTGAATATCTGGGTTTCAAATTTATTTACCTGGAAGCTGGCAGTGGTGCCAAATACTCCGTATCACCTGAAATGGTTAAAGCAGTGTGCCGCAATACCAATATACCCGTGATCGTGGGTGGGGGAATTCACACGCCGGAAACTGCTGCTCGCCTAGTAGCTGCCGGAGCTTCATTTATTGTAACTGGAAACGTGTTGGAGGATAACTCAAATTCTCGCTTGATGGAACAGTTTGCTACTGCCATTCATCATTGA
- a CDS encoding glutamine--tRNA ligase/YqeY domain fusion protein, giving the protein MSDTQLTNNSGSDSESPEKPINFIEEIIQDHLRSGRFGQIVHTRFPPEPNGYLHIGHAKSIALNFSLAAKYGGMCNLRFDDTNPSKEEEEYVHSIKDDIKWLGFDWEDREYFASDYFEQLYEWAVKLIKDGHAYVCDLSPEKTREYRGTLSEPGKNSPYRDRSVAENLDLFGRMRQGEYSDGSRVLKAKIDMSHPNFNMRDPVMYRILHAHHHRTGNDWCIYPMYDFTHGQSDSIEKITQSICTLEFENHRPLYDWFCEKLGIHHPQQIEFARLNLTYTVMSKRKFLTLVNEGYVNGWDDPRMPTISGLRRRGYTPESIRKFCEYIGVAKNNSVVDVTILENQIREHLNAIAPRVMTVLRPLKVVIENYPVDQVEELQAINNPEDESAGSRGVSFTREIYIDKNDFMEVPVRRYFRLAPGKEVRLRYGYIIKCESVIKNDAGEIVELRCTYDPDTLGKQPIDRKVKGVIHWVSINHAIDAEIRIYDRLFTAEHPDQVEEDQDFRSNINPDSLEIIEDAKAEPSLADVVAGQRFQFERVGYFSVDPDSTPNKPVFNRIVSLRDTWAKIARKS; this is encoded by the coding sequence ATGAGCGATACACAGCTGACAAATAATAGTGGTTCAGATTCAGAAAGCCCTGAGAAACCTATAAATTTTATTGAAGAGATCATTCAAGACCATCTGAGATCTGGTCGTTTTGGTCAAATCGTGCATACTCGATTTCCCCCTGAACCCAATGGGTATCTGCATATCGGTCATGCAAAATCCATTGCGCTTAACTTTAGCCTTGCTGCAAAGTATGGTGGGATGTGTAATCTGCGCTTTGATGATACCAATCCTAGCAAAGAAGAAGAAGAGTATGTGCATTCTATCAAGGATGATATAAAGTGGCTTGGTTTTGATTGGGAGGATCGCGAATACTTCGCCTCAGATTATTTTGAACAACTCTATGAGTGGGCTGTCAAGCTGATAAAAGATGGTCATGCTTATGTGTGTGATCTCTCCCCTGAGAAAACCCGTGAGTACCGTGGAACACTAAGCGAACCGGGAAAAAACAGCCCCTATCGAGATCGAAGTGTAGCCGAAAATCTGGATCTGTTCGGGCGTATGCGTCAGGGAGAATATTCTGATGGGTCGCGTGTACTAAAAGCCAAGATTGATATGAGTCATCCAAATTTTAATATGCGTGATCCCGTTATGTATCGAATTTTGCATGCTCACCATCACCGCACCGGAAATGATTGGTGTATCTATCCTATGTACGATTTCACACACGGTCAATCTGACTCCATTGAGAAGATAACACAATCCATCTGTACGCTGGAATTCGAGAATCATCGTCCACTCTACGACTGGTTCTGTGAAAAATTAGGCATTCATCATCCACAGCAAATTGAATTTGCACGCTTGAATCTGACCTATACCGTAATGAGCAAACGTAAATTTTTAACTCTGGTCAATGAAGGCTATGTCAATGGCTGGGATGATCCCCGCATGCCAACCATTTCAGGTTTACGACGCAGAGGCTATACACCGGAATCCATCCGTAAGTTTTGTGAATACATTGGTGTTGCGAAAAATAATTCGGTAGTTGATGTAACTATTTTGGAAAATCAGATACGTGAACATTTGAATGCAATTGCCCCTCGGGTTATGACTGTTCTCAGACCCCTAAAGGTAGTGATCGAGAATTATCCAGTCGATCAAGTTGAGGAGCTTCAGGCAATCAACAACCCAGAAGATGAAAGTGCCGGCTCTCGAGGTGTCTCTTTCACGCGTGAAATATATATCGATAAAAATGATTTTATGGAAGTCCCGGTGAGAAGGTATTTTCGTCTGGCACCAGGGAAAGAAGTTCGTTTGCGTTATGGTTACATTATTAAATGTGAGTCGGTGATTAAAAATGATGCCGGAGAGATTGTGGAATTGCGCTGCACTTATGACCCCGATACCCTGGGAAAACAGCCCATAGATCGCAAGGTGAAGGGCGTTATTCACTGGGTCTCAATCAATCATGCTATTGATGCTGAAATACGGATCTATGACCGTCTCTTTACAGCAGAGCACCCAGACCAAGTGGAAGAAGATCAGGATTTTAGATCCAATATCAATCCAGATTCTCTGGAAATTATTGAAGATGCCAAAGCAGAGCCATCATTGGCTGACGTGGTTGCTGGTCAACGTTTTCAGTTTGAAAGAGTTGGATATTTCAGTGTTGACCCTGATTCTACGCCCAACAAGCCGGTTTTTAACCGAATTGTATCTTTACGAGATACCTGGGCAAAGATCGCCAGAAAGTCTTAA
- the rmuC gene encoding DNA recombination protein RmuC: MDIITTLLIAVITAIVTFVVTRKIASPENPKDREQITRLEVEKNNLIIQLERSETKLDEIRQESQSLREENATINTRLEESKDRIEEEKKRLSEMREQLQDSFKSLSQDVLRDSQKEFLQLAESKFKDQAKQNSNQLGEKEKLIQRSLETMDGRLKDIVQRSTELKTELQTSKDETQRLRSTTETLQTLLASSQKRGQWGERLVEDILRYVGLQENINYTKQQTMDDGQRPDYTFKLPKDREINMDVKFPLAHYEKYLQTNDEQVMEIEKNAFLQDVRKHLNEISKRGYIDTAKGTVDYAMMFIPNESIYGFINQEDPDFIGEALSKKIMLCSPITLYAVLSLLNQATANFIVEQRASEIMNQVIKFQQQWDKFTDVMKKTEKNLDVAVRQFQELISTRSRALERPIGKILELQKAELDPGKNG, from the coding sequence ATGGATATAATTACCACTCTTCTGATTGCTGTTATAACTGCAATTGTCACCTTTGTCGTCACTCGAAAAATAGCTTCTCCTGAGAATCCCAAGGATCGGGAACAAATCACTCGCTTGGAAGTGGAGAAAAACAATCTGATCATCCAATTAGAAAGATCTGAAACTAAACTTGATGAAATTAGACAGGAATCACAAAGTTTGCGTGAAGAGAATGCAACTATCAACACCCGTTTGGAAGAATCCAAAGATCGGATTGAAGAGGAGAAAAAACGTCTTTCTGAGATGAGGGAACAACTGCAGGACAGCTTTAAAAGTTTGTCCCAGGATGTATTGAGGGATAGTCAAAAAGAATTTTTGCAGTTGGCCGAAAGCAAATTCAAGGATCAGGCTAAACAGAATAGCAACCAACTTGGTGAAAAAGAAAAGTTAATCCAGAGGTCATTGGAGACTATGGATGGACGACTCAAAGATATCGTACAAAGATCCACAGAGTTAAAGACTGAATTGCAAACTTCCAAAGATGAGACACAGCGACTGCGATCTACTACTGAAACGCTTCAAACCTTATTGGCCAGTTCTCAGAAACGCGGGCAGTGGGGTGAACGTCTGGTGGAAGATATTTTAAGGTATGTTGGGTTGCAGGAGAACATTAACTATACCAAGCAGCAAACCATGGATGATGGGCAACGACCGGATTACACCTTTAAATTGCCAAAAGATCGTGAGATCAACATGGATGTTAAATTTCCATTGGCTCACTATGAAAAATATCTCCAAACCAACGATGAACAGGTTATGGAAATTGAAAAAAATGCTTTTCTTCAGGATGTGCGCAAACACCTGAATGAGATTAGTAAAAGGGGCTATATCGATACTGCAAAGGGAACGGTCGACTATGCCATGATGTTTATCCCTAATGAATCTATTTATGGGTTTATTAACCAGGAAGATCCTGATTTTATAGGGGAAGCACTTAGTAAAAAGATCATGCTTTGTTCACCCATTACGCTTTATGCGGTACTGTCACTTTTAAATCAGGCTACCGCGAATTTCATTGTTGAGCAGCGAGCTTCTGAGATCATGAATCAGGTAATCAAGTTTCAGCAACAGTGGGATAAATTCACTGATGTTATGAAAAAGACTGAGAAGAACCTGGATGTTGCTGTTCGTCAGTTTCAGGAGCTTATATCCACCCGCTCTCGTGCTCTGGAGCGACCAATTGGTAAAATTCTTGAGCTTCAAAAGGCTGAATTAGATCCTGGCAAAAATGGTTAA
- a CDS encoding T9SS type A sorting domain-containing protein, producing MGIGKLVTLYAHIDLDLDFVDGLDLDGQYAEKGDTISLNLYSGTVGGLHLHFEIRFYRPDELGDETFYSFVGPEGSDIFTEPSTGSWSYGYWNPDTGYGFANPGNHIFGSSTGLVNSSGMFPQSFHLSQNYPNPFNPITTIVYTLLEKQNVILEVFDIKGVKVQTLENGFQNRGTHTAHFNRQKLSSGVYFYQLKANILSETRKMLLAK from the coding sequence GTGGGAATCGGAAAGCTGGTTACTCTATATGCGCATATTGATTTGGACTTGGACTTTGTAGATGGTTTAGACTTGGATGGACAGTATGCTGAGAAAGGTGACACTATCTCATTGAATCTGTATTCTGGTACTGTGGGTGGTCTGCATCTTCATTTTGAGATCAGATTTTACCGTCCTGATGAACTTGGAGACGAAACATTTTATAGTTTTGTTGGACCTGAAGGTAGTGACATATTTACAGAACCATCTACTGGAAGTTGGTCCTACGGATATTGGAATCCAGATACAGGATATGGTTTTGCCAATCCCGGTAATCACATTTTTGGTTCCTCGACAGGACTAGTGAACAGTTCGGGAATGTTCCCTCAGAGTTTTCACCTTTCTCAGAACTATCCTAACCCATTTAATCCCATCACAACAATAGTTTATACCCTATTAGAGAAACAAAATGTGATCCTTGAAGTCTTCGATATCAAGGGGGTAAAGGTTCAAACCTTAGAAAATGGTTTCCAAAATAGAGGTACACATACTGCACATTTCAATAGGCAAAAATTATCAAGCGGTGTGTATTTCTATCAGCTAAAGGCAAATATACTGTCGGAGACAAGGAAAATGCTGCTTGCTAAGTGA
- a CDS encoding type II toxin-antitoxin system VapC family toxin, with translation MLVDTDVLIWYLRGNGKAREIIDGLPSLSISVVTYMELVQGMRNKRELTELRRALRDWKAKIVYINEEISSKAMFLVERHFLSESMQLADALIASTALTNGMPVLTGNDKHYKVLTQLELKVFRPQ, from the coding sequence ATGTTGGTAGACACTGATGTTCTGATTTGGTATTTACGCGGAAATGGGAAAGCGCGAGAAATCATTGATGGCCTCCCCTCTTTATCTATTTCAGTGGTCACTTACATGGAATTGGTTCAAGGGATGAGAAATAAACGTGAACTGACTGAATTAAGACGAGCACTTCGGGATTGGAAGGCTAAAATCGTTTATATCAATGAAGAGATCTCTTCCAAGGCGATGTTTTTGGTAGAACGGCATTTCTTAAGTGAATCCATGCAATTGGCAGATGCACTTATTGCTTCAACAGCTTTAACAAATGGAATGCCAGTTCTTACAGGAAATGACAAACATTACAAGGTTTTAACACAACTCGAGTTGAAAGTATTTAGACCTCAATAA
- a CDS encoding type II toxin-antitoxin system prevent-host-death family antitoxin: protein MKATAKDLRFHSKELLDTARRGEEVLITYRGKPYAKLVPVTGELNIADSVKNNLFGIWSDYTETEDVGGYVDNLRKGRF from the coding sequence ATGAAAGCAACAGCAAAAGACTTGAGATTCCACTCAAAGGAATTACTCGATACAGCAAGACGAGGAGAAGAAGTTCTAATCACTTACAGAGGGAAACCCTATGCAAAGCTGGTTCCTGTTACAGGTGAACTAAACATTGCAGACAGTGTTAAGAATAATCTCTTTGGAATATGGTCAGATTACACTGAAACTGAAGATGTAGGTGGTTATGTAGACAATCTTCGTAAAGGTCGTTTCTAA
- a CDS encoding type II toxin-antitoxin system RelE/ParE family toxin: MEIKFTPTARGMFLDSLLHIEKENPIAAHNFKDKAEKSLRRLIDFPQSGKRIREFPDLPFRENIISPYRFFYRVKNETVWVVAVWHSAQIPKRSTK; encoded by the coding sequence ATGGAAATCAAGTTCACCCCAACGGCACGAGGAATGTTTCTGGATAGTTTACTTCATATCGAAAAAGAGAATCCTATTGCTGCTCATAATTTTAAAGATAAGGCTGAGAAATCACTGCGTAGGTTAATTGACTTCCCACAGTCAGGAAAGCGTATTCGTGAATTTCCAGATCTCCCCTTTCGAGAAAATATTATTTCACCGTACAGGTTCTTTTACCGTGTAAAAAATGAGACAGTGTGGGTCGTTGCTGTATGGCACAGCGCACAAATCCCGAAGAGGTCTACAAAATAG
- a CDS encoding type II toxin-antitoxin system Phd/YefM family antitoxin — protein MSTVPPIIPISDLRQDAANILQQIKGSMQPTVITQRGRPAAIMLSVEAYEQGEHDRQLLMLLAKGDKEIDAGEGYSLDSVMTDADKILQGE, from the coding sequence ATGTCTACAGTACCACCCATTATTCCAATCAGCGATCTTAGACAAGATGCTGCAAATATTTTACAACAAATCAAAGGTTCCATGCAACCGACTGTCATCACCCAAAGAGGTAGACCTGCAGCAATCATGCTTAGTGTTGAAGCTTATGAACAAGGTGAACATGATCGTCAGTTGTTAATGCTTTTAGCAAAAGGTGATAAGGAAATTGATGCTGGAGAAGGCTATAGTCTAGACAGCGTAATGACTGATGCTGATAAAATACTCCAGGGTGAGTAA
- a CDS encoding type II toxin-antitoxin system VapC family toxin — MIILDTHIIVWDALQPEKISKKARKIIDRANDSGEIIIADISLWEIAMLMKKKRLNVDATYPEFIRLIRAANHYAVQPITPEIADLSVSFSQEVNLDPADRLICATSLFLNISLITADSNLIKAKSVETIW, encoded by the coding sequence ATGATAATTCTAGACACACATATCATAGTCTGGGATGCTCTTCAGCCAGAAAAGATCAGCAAAAAGGCAAGAAAGATAATTGACCGTGCAAATGACTCAGGTGAAATAATCATTGCTGACATATCACTTTGGGAAATCGCAATGCTAATGAAGAAGAAACGACTTAATGTTGATGCAACATATCCTGAGTTCATCCGCTTAATCCGAGCTGCAAATCATTATGCTGTGCAACCGATAACACCAGAAATTGCTGACTTATCAGTTTCTTTTTCACAGGAAGTAAACCTTGACCCTGCAGACCGGCTAATCTGTGCTACTTCACTCTTTCTAAACATTTCATTGATTACTGCAGATTCAAACTTGATTAAGGCAAAAAGCGTTGAGACAATCTGGTAG
- a CDS encoding type II toxin-antitoxin system prevent-host-death family antitoxin produces MTTIAVSELRANLMQVLEQIKQGAQIQITSRGKVVAQLVPADEAQEQAKLTLKRLAEDADIGDMINPIDETWNAVS; encoded by the coding sequence ATGACTACAATAGCAGTGAGTGAATTACGAGCAAATCTAATGCAAGTACTTGAACAAATTAAACAGGGTGCACAAATCCAAATTACATCCCGAGGAAAAGTAGTTGCCCAACTAGTTCCTGCTGATGAAGCACAAGAACAAGCAAAACTGACTCTTAAACGTTTAGCTGAGGATGCTGACATTGGAGATATGATCAATCCCATTGATGAAACCTGGAATGCAGTTTCCTAA
- a CDS encoding antitoxin — protein MSKLDKYEQEIVRSFENDEWESTNLTKELKEKYAQYARNTFQKNKRINIRISEWDLLRLKAKSLEEGIPYQTLVSSLIHKYVKSTSEARV, from the coding sequence ATGAGCAAACTAGATAAATATGAACAAGAGATTGTACGGTCATTCGAAAATGATGAGTGGGAGTCCACCAATCTGACGAAAGAACTGAAAGAGAAATATGCACAATACGCGAGAAATACATTTCAGAAGAATAAAAGAATCAATATTCGTATTTCTGAGTGGGATCTTCTACGGTTGAAGGCAAAATCTCTTGAGGAGGGTATCCCTTACCAAACACTTGTATCAAGTTTGATTCATAAATATGTCAAGAGTACATCTGAAGCTCGGGTTTAG
- a CDS encoding BrnT family toxin, with protein MKFINWNPEKNEWLQKERGISFEIVAFQIEAENFLAVLDHPNQDQYPGQKMFVIEFEEYAYLVPFVENEDEVFLKTIIPNRKATKKYLK; from the coding sequence ATGAAATTCATTAACTGGAATCCAGAGAAAAATGAATGGTTACAAAAAGAACGGGGTATTTCATTTGAAATAGTTGCCTTCCAAATCGAGGCTGAAAATTTCCTTGCAGTTCTGGATCACCCAAATCAGGATCAATATCCAGGACAAAAGATGTTTGTCATCGAATTTGAAGAATACGCCTATCTCGTTCCTTTCGTAGAGAATGAAGATGAAGTATTTTTAAAGACAATCATCCCAAACAGAAAAGCTACGAAGAAATATCTAAAGTGA
- a CDS encoding type II toxin-antitoxin system HicB family antitoxin, which translates to MLKYKGYTGHVEFDDEANLFHGEVIDTRDVITFQGTTVEEIQIAFRDSIDDYTDFCMERGETPDKPFSGKFILRLPPPIHHQIYVKAVQSGKSLNKWVQETLEEAI; encoded by the coding sequence ATGCTTAAATACAAAGGTTACACCGGGCATGTTGAATTCGATGATGAGGCGAATCTTTTTCATGGTGAAGTAATAGATACTCGAGATGTTATCACGTTTCAGGGAACCACAGTGGAGGAAATACAGATTGCTTTTCGTGACTCAATCGATGATTACACTGATTTTTGCATGGAAAGAGGTGAAACACCTGATAAACCTTTTTCTGGAAAGTTTATTCTAAGATTACCACCCCCTATTCACCATCAGATATACGTAAAGGCTGTACAATCTGGAAAAAGTCTCAATAAATGGGTACAAGAAACGCTGGAAGAGGCCATATAG
- a CDS encoding type II toxin-antitoxin system HicA family toxin, whose translation MTLSSKHSKTLELIFENPVRSDVNWQKVERMLEALGAELSEGRGSRVRIYLNDVRAVFHRPHPQRITDKGALKSIRRFLIEAGVK comes from the coding sequence ATGACATTGAGTAGTAAACACAGCAAAACCCTTGAACTAATATTTGAAAATCCAGTACGCTCAGATGTCAATTGGCAAAAAGTTGAACGCATGTTGGAGGCACTTGGTGCTGAACTAAGTGAAGGTAGAGGCTCCCGAGTTAGGATTTATCTTAACGATGTTCGAGCAGTTTTCCACAGGCCTCACCCTCAGAGAATAACAGATAAGGGTGCACTAAAATCAATACGACGCTTCCTAATCGAAGCAGGAGTGAAATAA
- a CDS encoding helix-turn-helix domain-containing protein, with the protein MKEELFDELMDSIKQGGSILRGEIQPSREYNIENPDVHAIRKQYGLSQTKFAELLGISVATLRNWEQGRRKPDGPARILLSVAAKHPEAILDSVYH; encoded by the coding sequence ATGAAAGAAGAACTATTTGACGAACTAATGGATAGTATAAAGCAAGGAGGCTCAATTCTTCGCGGTGAAATTCAACCTAGTCGTGAATATAATATCGAGAATCCTGATGTACATGCCATTCGCAAACAGTACGGTTTATCCCAAACTAAATTTGCAGAATTGTTGGGAATAAGTGTTGCTACATTAAGAAACTGGGAACAAGGAAGAAGAAAGCCTGATGGCCCAGCTAGAATCCTATTATCCGTAGCAGCAAAGCATCCAGAAGCGATTTTAGACTCAGTCTACCATTGA
- a CDS encoding type II toxin-antitoxin system VapC family toxin, with the protein MNYLLDTCLVSELIKDPPDVNVLEWISSIPESSLFLSVLTIGEIHKGIEKLPQSKKKDRLHKWVNSDLRERFKNRIIDLELAVATNWGELQGKAELVGKPMSLIDGLIAATGVTNDLIVVTRNTKDMEQSGVTLLNPWLGS; encoded by the coding sequence ATGAACTATCTCCTTGATACTTGTTTAGTCTCTGAGTTAATCAAAGATCCACCAGATGTGAATGTGCTAGAATGGATTTCAAGCATTCCTGAGTCTTCCCTATTCTTGAGTGTCTTGACTATAGGTGAAATCCACAAGGGGATTGAAAAACTTCCTCAGAGTAAGAAGAAGGATAGACTTCACAAATGGGTCAACTCAGATTTACGTGAGAGATTTAAAAACAGGATTATTGATCTAGAATTAGCAGTAGCAACAAACTGGGGAGAACTCCAGGGAAAAGCAGAGTTAGTCGGAAAGCCAATGTCCCTCATCGATGGATTGATTGCTGCAACGGGGGTCACGAATGATCTTATTGTTGTGACCAGAAATACTAAGGACATGGAACAGAGTGGAGTAACCCTTTTGAATCCTTGGCTAGGGTCATGA